A region of Synechococcus sp. WH 8016 DNA encodes the following proteins:
- a CDS encoding aldehyde dehydrogenase family protein: MVSSCPHEAFQAADLKSLRSSVVSGQTRPEAWRRQQLKRFSDLLDRHEAEILEALRIDLAKPELEGMFEIVALLQELKVTRRRLKAWMRPRRIPVPIAQQPGRAQLIREPLGCVLVIGPWNYPFMLTLQPLISALAAGNTVVLKPSEHAPAAAALITRLITEGFPSDVVRVVNGDGSTAAALVDLGFDHIFFTGGGAIGAKVLAGAARHLTPVTLELGGKNPAVVLDGADLAVTARRLIWGKGVNAGQTCIAPDHLLVQTSIRQRLVEALREERRKLYGDDPIASADLSSLIHDRHFQHLEGLLATARAEGRVLFGGECDRQSRKIAPTLIEVHSDQDPLMAEEIFGPLLPMLTVDTLDSAITRIQQQDKPLAIYLFGGDHNDQREVLQRTSSGGVCFNDVVMQKGVPELPFGGVGPSGMGSYHAETGFQTFSHERSVLSRPFFPDIRLRYPPYSLNPALFRRLVG, encoded by the coding sequence ATGGTCAGCTCCTGCCCCCACGAAGCCTTCCAAGCTGCTGATTTAAAGAGTCTCCGCTCCTCTGTCGTCTCGGGGCAGACCCGACCAGAAGCTTGGCGGCGCCAACAATTAAAACGATTCAGCGACCTGCTGGATCGCCATGAAGCAGAGATTCTTGAGGCCCTTCGTATCGACCTCGCCAAACCAGAGCTCGAGGGGATGTTTGAAATCGTGGCGTTGCTCCAAGAATTAAAAGTTACGCGGAGGCGACTCAAGGCCTGGATGCGCCCTCGCCGCATCCCCGTACCGATCGCGCAACAGCCAGGGCGGGCCCAACTCATCCGAGAGCCGTTGGGATGCGTACTTGTAATCGGCCCCTGGAACTACCCGTTCATGCTCACGCTCCAGCCCCTGATCAGTGCCCTTGCTGCGGGGAACACCGTTGTCTTGAAACCGTCCGAGCATGCTCCTGCCGCTGCAGCCCTGATCACACGCCTCATCACGGAGGGATTCCCCAGCGATGTGGTGAGGGTGGTGAATGGGGATGGATCCACCGCGGCCGCTCTCGTGGACCTTGGTTTCGACCACATCTTTTTCACAGGCGGTGGAGCGATTGGAGCCAAGGTGCTGGCCGGTGCCGCCCGTCATCTCACGCCCGTCACGCTGGAGCTGGGTGGCAAAAATCCTGCCGTTGTGCTCGACGGTGCAGACCTGGCAGTGACCGCCCGCCGCTTGATTTGGGGCAAAGGGGTGAATGCTGGACAAACCTGCATCGCCCCTGACCACCTCCTGGTTCAGACCAGCATCCGGCAGCGCCTCGTGGAGGCCTTACGAGAGGAGCGCCGCAAGCTCTATGGAGACGATCCAATCGCTTCTGCTGATCTCAGCTCCTTAATCCACGATCGGCATTTTCAACATCTCGAAGGCCTGCTCGCGACTGCACGAGCAGAGGGACGCGTCTTGTTTGGGGGGGAATGCGACCGCCAAAGCCGCAAGATCGCACCCACCTTGATTGAGGTTCACAGCGACCAGGATCCCTTGATGGCAGAGGAAATCTTTGGCCCCTTATTGCCCATGTTGACGGTGGATACGTTGGATTCCGCCATTACACGGATTCAACAGCAAGACAAGCCATTGGCGATCTACCTCTTTGGCGGTGATCACAACGACCAACGCGAGGTTCTGCAACGCACCAGTTCAGGTGGGGTCTGCTTTAACGATGTGGTGATGCAAAAAGGGGTTCCTGAATTGCCATTCGGTGGAGTGGGCCCCAGTGGCATGGGCAGCTATCACGCAGAAACCGGCTTTCAAACCTTCTCCCATGAACGCTCAGTACTGAGCCGGCCCTTTTTTCCCGACATTCGTCTCCGCTACCCCCCGTATTCATTGAATCCTGCGTTATTTCGCCGTTTGGTTGGCTGA
- a CDS encoding LysM peptidoglycan-binding domain-containing protein produces the protein MRSIVAAALTLSALMPLQAGAASITVKPGDTISGLADRYGVSVKSLMRENGIRNSNHVEVGQTLRLPSGARGVVSAGKGRHTVRGGDTLGGIAARYRVSEKDLIAINSLPSADHVEVGQTLKLPTSAVLPKPKPVAKAKPTPIKANPNATSHTVARGQTLTQIARAYEVPVASLIDLNTINDPNKVTIGTKLMLRDTRRPETSESVTTSVSTSVSTPVQASTTPAAKPVLTATVSQPAKTVQVNSVQAKSVQAKPVQAKPAATTTAATKKAVKAKPVEAKPAAWRTYGPLQVDWSNWQSMGGSMVAPTLNSEGKPLYVAVNCSAGKINVTSSDGAWKSWIAPQTNFERDLMMDRCKKTA, from the coding sequence ATGCGAAGCATTGTTGCCGCCGCCCTAACCCTGTCGGCACTGATGCCCCTTCAAGCGGGCGCGGCATCGATCACCGTAAAACCAGGTGACACCATCTCCGGTCTTGCTGACCGCTATGGCGTTTCGGTTAAAAGCTTGATGCGAGAAAATGGAATTCGCAATTCCAACCATGTAGAAGTTGGGCAAACATTGCGTTTGCCAAGTGGTGCCAGGGGTGTTGTTAGCGCTGGCAAAGGACGCCACACCGTTCGCGGGGGAGACACCCTCGGTGGCATTGCGGCTCGATATCGCGTCAGTGAAAAAGATCTGATCGCCATCAACAGCCTTCCAAGTGCTGACCATGTTGAAGTTGGCCAAACGCTGAAGCTGCCGACATCGGCGGTGCTTCCCAAGCCAAAACCCGTGGCGAAAGCCAAGCCGACGCCGATCAAAGCCAACCCCAATGCCACATCCCACACCGTGGCCAGAGGTCAGACCCTCACCCAGATCGCACGCGCCTATGAGGTTCCCGTGGCGTCGTTGATTGATCTCAACACCATCAATGACCCCAACAAGGTGACGATTGGAACCAAGTTGATGCTGCGGGATACCCGTCGCCCTGAGACCAGCGAATCGGTCACTACATCGGTCAGCACATCGGTCAGCACACCAGTGCAAGCGAGCACCACACCAGCAGCAAAGCCCGTTCTCACCGCCACGGTCAGCCAGCCAGCCAAGACGGTTCAGGTGAACTCGGTTCAGGCCAAGTCGGTTCAGGCCAAGCCCGTTCAAGCCAAACCTGCTGCCACAACAACGGCAGCAACAAAAAAAGCCGTGAAGGCCAAACCAGTCGAGGCCAAACCAGCGGCATGGCGCACCTACGGTCCGCTCCAAGTGGACTGGAGCAACTGGCAATCCATGGGCGGGAGCATGGTGGCTCCAACCTTGAACAGCGAGGGCAAGCCCCTTTACGTAGCGGTGAACTGCTCAGCAGGCAAAATCAACGTCACCAGCTCTGATGGTGCCTGGAAAAGCTGGATTGCCCCCCAGACCAATTTCGAGAGGGATCTCATGATGGATCGCTGTAAAAAAACCGCTTAA